In a genomic window of Mageeibacillus indolicus UPII9-5:
- a CDS encoding KH domain-containing protein: MSTDISELQELLLFLCRSLVLDTEAVQVKIDEQGNTVAMKVTCSPDDMGRLIGRGGRRAQAIRVLMKAKASQVDRRVVIDFVD, translated from the coding sequence ATGAGTACGGATATTTCCGAGCTCCAGGAGCTTTTGCTGTTCCTCTGCCGTTCATTGGTACTTGACACAGAGGCCGTGCAAGTAAAAATTGACGAACAAGGTAACACGGTTGCCATGAAAGTAACCTGTTCACCTGACGATATGGGCCGTTTGATTGGCCGCGGTGGCCGGAGAGCTCAAGCAATACGGGTTCTGATGAAAGCTAAAGCTTCTCAGGTCGATCGTCGTGTGGTAATTGATTTTGTCGACTGA